In Bacteroidota bacterium, a single window of DNA contains:
- the hemG gene encoding protoporphyrinogen oxidase, whose translation MEHHTAIVIGAGISGLATAWWMHCAGIDVAVLESGPAVGGTMKTVKADGWLIETGPNSALETTPLLRRLSSEIGIEHELIYANEAADNRYILRNGALHPLPMKPGLFLKSRLWSTSGKLRLLKEPFIGRASKEETIAEFVERRLGKEFLDYAINPFVAGVYAGNPEQLSVQAAFPKLYALEKNYGGLVKGQIMGRRERKKRAETAKDRSRLFSYTSGMQALPDAIGKKLADRIRLGFNVETITRVSENGTGSKQSFFAAGRENGKQFSLSADAVILAVPSHRAAAMIDGLDSALANSLKNIYYPPVAEVYLGYANGAIRRPLDGFGFLVPEKEHRKILGTIWSSVLFPERAPGGHSALTTFVGGSRQPDLAGLDDGRLVELVTEELAMIMNIAGAPVFSRVTRWEKAIPQYRIGHLSIMETISEFESRYPGIFLSGNFRGGIAVGDCVINSELMANRAAAFLSTLKEKTTSA comes from the coding sequence ATGGAACATCATACCGCCATTGTCATCGGCGCCGGAATCAGCGGGCTTGCTACGGCATGGTGGATGCATTGCGCGGGAATCGACGTTGCCGTCCTGGAAAGCGGTCCCGCAGTCGGCGGAACAATGAAAACGGTCAAGGCTGACGGCTGGCTCATCGAAACCGGTCCGAACAGCGCTCTCGAAACGACCCCCCTTTTGAGAAGACTCTCTTCCGAAATCGGCATCGAGCACGAGTTAATTTACGCAAATGAGGCCGCGGACAATCGCTACATCCTGCGCAACGGCGCGTTGCATCCTCTTCCCATGAAACCGGGGCTGTTCTTGAAATCAAGGCTCTGGTCGACGTCCGGGAAGCTGCGATTGCTCAAAGAGCCGTTCATAGGCAGGGCTTCGAAGGAAGAGACGATCGCTGAATTTGTGGAGCGAAGGTTGGGGAAGGAATTTCTTGATTACGCCATCAACCCGTTCGTGGCAGGAGTCTATGCCGGCAATCCTGAACAGCTCAGCGTTCAGGCCGCATTCCCAAAACTTTATGCCCTCGAAAAGAACTACGGCGGCCTCGTCAAAGGCCAGATCATGGGGAGGCGGGAAAGAAAAAAACGGGCCGAAACGGCGAAGGATCGATCGCGTCTTTTTTCATACACGAGCGGAATGCAAGCCCTCCCGGACGCGATCGGAAAGAAATTGGCGGACCGTATTCGCCTGGGCTTCAACGTCGAGACGATCACCCGCGTTTCAGAAAATGGGACAGGGTCGAAACAGTCCTTCTTTGCCGCCGGAAGAGAGAACGGAAAGCAATTTTCCTTGTCGGCCGACGCGGTCATTCTTGCCGTTCCATCGCATCGCGCCGCCGCGATGATCGATGGCCTGGACAGCGCCCTTGCAAATTCTCTCAAAAACATTTATTATCCACCGGTGGCAGAGGTATATCTGGGATATGCAAACGGCGCGATCCGCCGTCCCTTGGACGGATTCGGCTTTTTGGTTCCGGAAAAGGAACACAGAAAAATCTTAGGAACGATCTGGAGCTCCGTTCTCTTTCCGGAAAGAGCGCCTGGCGGACATTCTGCGCTGACGACCTTCGTCGGAGGGTCACGGCAGCCCGATCTTGCAGGGCTCGATGATGGACGACTTGTGGAATTGGTCACGGAGGAACTGGCCATGATCATGAACATCGCCGGGGCGCCGGTCTTCAGCCGCGTGACCCGCTGGGAGAAAGCGATCCCCCAGTATCGCATCGGCCATCTTTCCATCATGGAGACAATAAGCGAATTTGAATCACGATACCCGGGAATTTTTCTTAGCGGCAATTTCCGCGGCGGTATTGCGGTGGGTGATTGCGTCATCAACTCCGAGCTCATGGCGAACCGCGCCGCCGCTTTTCTCTCCACCTTAAAAGAGAAGACAACCTCTGCCTGA
- a CDS encoding fumarate hydratase — MDQFKKSMLTLVTDASTNLPPDVRRAIKRAASIETPGTRSSLALETIATNVDMACDYTAPICQDTGMPTFYIHTPVAANQLRMKKDIFDAIAEATKSGILRENSVDSLTGKNSGNNLGPGTPVIHWEQWDNENEIEVKLILKGGGCENKNIQYSLPATLDHLGKAGRNLDGVRKCILHAIWQAQGHGCSIGAIGVSIGGDRATGYEQAKQQLFRTLDDVNPNPDLAKLEANIMESANTLNIGTMGFGGKATLIGCKIAAQNRLPASFFVSVAYDCWAFRRQGVVLDAATGAIKRWLYKDDSPVITMAIKEGISMTGRERVLTTPISEAVIRSLKVGDVVLVNGRMYTGRDAIHAHLVNHESPVDLHDQVLYHCGPVVIKENGKWRINGAGPTTSSREEPYQADIIKKFGIRAVIGKGGMGAKTLAALQEYGAVYLNAIGGAAQYYSHCIEEVEGVDFLEFGIPEAMWHLRVKNFPAIVTMDAHGHSLHAEVEEASAHELSKFAEVRL; from the coding sequence ATGGACCAATTCAAAAAAAGCATGCTGACACTCGTCACGGACGCATCGACGAATCTCCCCCCCGACGTCCGTCGTGCAATTAAGCGGGCCGCCAGCATCGAGACCCCCGGCACCCGTTCATCGCTTGCACTTGAGACGATCGCAACGAACGTCGACATGGCTTGCGATTACACCGCGCCTATTTGCCAGGACACGGGGATGCCGACGTTCTATATTCATACGCCCGTCGCCGCAAACCAGCTCCGGATGAAAAAAGACATTTTCGATGCGATCGCGGAGGCTACAAAGTCCGGAATTCTGCGGGAGAATTCCGTCGACTCGCTCACGGGAAAGAACAGCGGGAACAATTTAGGCCCGGGCACGCCCGTGATCCACTGGGAGCAATGGGATAACGAAAATGAAATCGAGGTGAAACTGATCCTCAAAGGGGGCGGCTGCGAGAACAAGAATATCCAGTATTCTCTCCCCGCAACGCTCGACCATCTTGGAAAAGCGGGACGAAACCTCGACGGCGTGCGCAAATGCATCCTGCACGCCATCTGGCAGGCGCAGGGGCATGGCTGTTCGATCGGAGCCATCGGAGTTTCGATCGGGGGCGACAGAGCCACCGGGTACGAGCAGGCAAAACAACAGCTCTTCCGAACCCTCGATGACGTGAACCCGAACCCGGACCTTGCGAAGCTTGAAGCGAACATCATGGAGAGCGCGAACACGTTGAATATCGGCACCATGGGCTTCGGCGGCAAGGCGACTCTTATTGGATGCAAGATCGCGGCGCAGAACCGGCTGCCGGCGAGCTTCTTCGTTTCCGTGGCCTATGATTGCTGGGCGTTCCGGCGGCAAGGCGTCGTTCTCGATGCCGCGACCGGAGCGATCAAACGATGGCTCTATAAAGACGATTCCCCCGTCATAACGATGGCGATCAAGGAAGGGATTTCCATGACGGGGAGAGAACGTGTCTTGACGACTCCCATCAGCGAGGCGGTCATCCGTTCGCTCAAGGTCGGAGATGTCGTTCTCGTGAACGGAAGAATGTACACCGGACGGGACGCAATTCATGCCCATCTTGTTAACCACGAATCGCCGGTGGATCTGCACGACCAGGTGCTTTATCATTGCGGCCCCGTCGTGATCAAGGAAAACGGAAAATGGCGGATCAACGGCGCGGGGCCGACGACAAGCAGCCGCGAAGAGCCGTATCAGGCCGATATCATTAAGAAATTCGGCATCCGGGCAGTGATCGGCAAGGGAGGCATGGGAGCAAAAACCCTTGCAGCGTTGCAGGAGTACGGAGCCGTGTACCTGAACGCGATCGGAGGAGCCGCTCAATATTATTCGCATTGCATTGAGGAGGTCGAAGGGGTCGATTTTCTTGAGTTTGGCATTCCCGAAGCAATGTGGCATTTGCGCGTGAAGAATTTCCCGGCGATCGTCACCATGGATGCACACGGCCACAGCCTCCATGCAGAAGTCGAAGAGGCCTCGGCTCATGAGCTATCCAAGTTTGCTGAAGTACGCCTGTAG
- a CDS encoding citrate synthase has protein sequence MPKDTLTITDNRTGKTYELPIVHDTIHSTDLRQIKVKDDDFGMMTYDPAFMNTALCKSTITFIDGDKGILRYRGYPIEQLAEKSTYLEVSYLILYGELPTKEQLERWTNDINLHTFIHENVKLLMEGFRYDAHPMGMFVSTVAALSTFYPEAGNIYDEEIRRKQTLRLIGKVPTVAAFAYRHSKGMPYVYPDNELSFTGNFLNMMFRIGTVKYHPHPVLERALEVLFILHADHELNCSTAAMRNVGSSHVDPYSALAAAAAALYGPLHGGANEAVLRMLDHIGDVSKVPEFIKTVKAGEGKLMGFGHRVYKNFDPRAKVIKKLADEVFDVTGRNPKLDIALELERVALQDEYFIKRKLYPNVDFYSGLIYQAMGFPSEMFPVLFAIPRTSGWITHWVEMLKDPEQKIARPRQIYLGYDKRDFVPIERRK, from the coding sequence ATGCCGAAAGATACGCTGACTATTACTGACAACAGAACGGGAAAAACATACGAGCTGCCGATCGTTCACGACACCATTCATTCCACCGACCTCCGTCAAATCAAAGTCAAAGACGATGATTTCGGGATGATGACGTACGACCCGGCGTTCATGAACACTGCGTTGTGCAAAAGCACGATCACCTTCATCGACGGGGATAAGGGAATCCTCCGCTACAGGGGATATCCTATCGAGCAGCTCGCCGAGAAGAGCACGTACCTGGAAGTGTCGTACTTGATCCTCTACGGGGAACTTCCGACAAAAGAGCAGCTGGAACGATGGACGAACGACATCAATCTGCACACCTTCATCCATGAGAATGTAAAATTGTTGATGGAAGGGTTCAGATACGACGCGCATCCGATGGGAATGTTCGTCAGCACCGTGGCCGCCCTTTCGACGTTCTATCCCGAAGCGGGGAATATTTATGATGAAGAGATCCGCCGAAAGCAGACGCTCCGCCTTATCGGCAAGGTCCCGACCGTTGCAGCATTCGCCTACCGGCACAGCAAAGGGATGCCGTACGTTTACCCGGACAATGAGCTGAGCTTTACCGGGAATTTTTTAAATATGATGTTCCGCATCGGAACGGTGAAATACCATCCTCATCCTGTCCTGGAGCGGGCGCTCGAGGTCTTGTTCATCCTTCATGCCGACCATGAACTGAACTGCAGCACGGCCGCGATGAGGAATGTCGGAAGCTCGCATGTCGACCCGTATTCCGCCTTGGCGGCGGCCGCGGCGGCGCTCTACGGACCGCTGCACGGAGGAGCCAACGAAGCGGTGCTCCGCATGCTTGACCATATCGGGGATGTTTCCAAAGTCCCCGAGTTCATCAAAACCGTGAAGGCCGGGGAAGGAAAGCTGATGGGGTTCGGCCATCGCGTCTACAAGAATTTCGACCCGCGCGCAAAGGTGATCAAGAAACTCGCGGACGAAGTGTTCGACGTGACCGGACGAAACCCGAAGCTGGACATCGCGCTCGAACTCGAACGGGTCGCCTTGCAGGATGAGTACTTTATCAAGCGGAAGTTATATCCCAACGTCGATTTCTATTCGGGATTGATCTACCAGGCGATGGGATTCCCGTCCGAAATGTTCCCGGTTCTGTTTGCAATTCCGAGAACTTCGGGATGGATCACGCACTGGGTTGAAATGCTGAAAGACCCGGAACAAAAGATCGCGCGCCCGCGGCAGATCTACCTCGGCTACGACAAGCGCGATTTCGTCCCGATCGAACGACGGAAGTGA
- a CDS encoding alpha/beta fold hydrolase yields MKATVNNALLHYIDIGISTAIPVVFIHGFPFSHKMWTFPGGQTEALASTHRVIAYDVRGHGESEVGDGQYTIELFVDDLIGFLDHLSISKAVAVGLSMGGYIVLRAVERHPDRFRGLVLCDTKSEADSNEAKVKRASSIKAVKANGPRQFAQNFVAGVFTAESFNARAEAVKAIQSTIERTAPISLCGTMLALAGRTDTTSSLPSIAVPTLIMVGEHDALTPPPASQSMKEKIPNAELSIIPGAAHMSNIENAPEFNKHLLEFLQKIS; encoded by the coding sequence ATGAAGGCTACCGTCAATAATGCGCTCCTTCATTACATCGACATCGGGATTTCTACGGCCATTCCGGTCGTTTTTATTCACGGGTTCCCGTTCAGCCACAAAATGTGGACGTTTCCCGGGGGACAGACCGAGGCCCTTGCATCGACGCACCGTGTGATCGCATACGACGTCCGGGGCCATGGTGAGAGCGAGGTCGGCGACGGGCAGTATACGATCGAATTGTTCGTCGATGATCTGATCGGATTCCTCGATCATCTCAGCATCAGTAAAGCGGTTGCTGTCGGACTTTCCATGGGGGGCTACATCGTTCTTCGGGCGGTCGAACGTCATCCCGACCGGTTTCGGGGACTCGTGCTGTGCGACACGAAAAGCGAAGCTGATTCCAACGAGGCCAAAGTGAAACGCGCCTCTTCCATTAAGGCGGTCAAGGCGAACGGCCCCCGGCAATTTGCGCAGAATTTCGTCGCCGGTGTTTTCACGGCCGAGAGCTTTAACGCACGGGCCGAAGCGGTGAAAGCGATTCAAAGCACGATCGAGCGTACGGCCCCGATTTCTCTTTGCGGAACGATGCTTGCCCTTGCCGGGCGGACCGATACGACCTCATCGCTCCCTTCCATCGCCGTGCCGACGCTCATTATGGTCGGAGAGCACGATGCGCTCACTCCGCCGCCAGCATCGCAATCAATGAAGGAAAAAATTCCAAATGCTGAACTCTCTATAATCCCGGGAGCCGCTCATATGAGCAACATCGAGAATGCGCCTGAGTTCAACAAGCATCTGTTGGAATTCCTTCAAAAGATCAGCTGA
- a CDS encoding uracil-DNA glycosylase: MPSQHCASLSSLNTEIISCRKCPRLVRWRESIARKKVKRFANQEYWGKPVPSFGDCRAEVLVVGLAPAAHGGNRTGRVFTGDESANWLFRSLHKNGFANQPNSTHRGDGLKLSRCYVTAVCHCAPPQNKLLLKEIHHCRPFMLQELQLLKNLRIVVGLGKVGFDASFDCMRELGWTSLKARPKFGHGVKYTINKTITLLGSYHPSQQNTFTGKLTQEMLDEVFRTARNVLRT; this comes from the coding sequence ATGCCAAGTCAACATTGTGCGAGCCTTTCGTCGCTGAATACTGAGATCATTTCCTGCAGAAAGTGTCCGCGACTGGTCAGGTGGCGCGAGTCGATCGCCCGTAAGAAGGTCAAGCGTTTTGCCAACCAGGAATATTGGGGGAAGCCCGTCCCCAGTTTTGGCGACTGCCGCGCCGAGGTTCTTGTCGTCGGTCTCGCTCCGGCTGCCCACGGCGGGAATCGCACCGGAAGAGTTTTTACGGGGGATGAAAGCGCGAACTGGTTGTTCCGCTCCCTCCATAAAAATGGATTCGCAAACCAGCCAAACTCAACGCACCGGGGAGACGGGCTGAAGCTGTCACGCTGCTATGTCACCGCCGTCTGCCACTGCGCTCCGCCTCAGAACAAGCTCCTGTTGAAAGAAATACATCATTGCCGCCCCTTCATGCTGCAAGAACTTCAGCTGTTGAAAAATTTACGGATCGTTGTCGGCCTCGGCAAAGTCGGGTTCGACGCATCGTTCGATTGCATGCGGGAACTTGGCTGGACATCACTGAAGGCGCGGCCGAAGTTTGGACACGGCGTGAAGTATACCATCAACAAGACAATCACCCTCCTTGGATCATACCACCCCAGCCAACAAAACACATTTACCGGAAAACTGACTCAAGAAATGCTCGATGAGGTCTTCCGGACGGCGCGGAACGTCCTGAGAACCTAG
- the hemB gene encoding porphobilinogen synthase, with protein MIDERTPFGVSVRTEQEPFKRLRRLRMTEAFRSMVRETELSRNDFIYPLFVVPGKKVRNEIRSMPGIFQLSVDEAAKECALVKALGIPAVILFGIPEHKDEVGSDAYDEQGIIQTAIRAIKKEVPELVVITDVCLCEYTSTGHCGIVRGNEIINDESIELLAKEALTHAQAGADLVAPSDMFDGRVKAIRQILDENKFHNIPIMSYAAKYASGFYGPFRDAAESTPKFGDRRSHQMDPANSNEALREVEQDIIEGADIVMVKPALPYLDIVRRVKERFEMPTAAYNVSGEYSMIKAAGRNGWIDEERVMMETLTSIKRAGADLILTYFAKDAAKLLR; from the coding sequence ATGATTGATGAAAGAACGCCGTTTGGCGTTTCAGTGCGCACCGAACAGGAGCCGTTCAAGCGGCTGAGACGCCTGCGCATGACGGAAGCGTTCAGGTCGATGGTGCGCGAAACCGAGCTCTCGCGAAACGATTTTATCTATCCCCTTTTCGTCGTCCCCGGGAAAAAGGTGAGGAACGAAATAAGATCCATGCCGGGAATCTTTCAGCTTTCCGTCGACGAGGCGGCGAAGGAATGCGCATTGGTCAAGGCGCTCGGAATTCCAGCCGTTATTCTCTTTGGAATTCCTGAACACAAAGACGAGGTCGGGAGCGATGCGTACGACGAACAGGGGATCATCCAGACGGCCATCCGGGCGATCAAAAAGGAGGTCCCTGAGCTTGTCGTCATCACCGACGTCTGCCTCTGCGAGTATACCTCCACCGGACACTGCGGCATCGTCCGCGGCAACGAAATCATCAACGACGAATCGATCGAGCTGCTGGCAAAAGAGGCCCTGACGCACGCGCAGGCGGGGGCCGACCTTGTCGCCCCTTCCGACATGTTCGACGGGCGCGTGAAAGCGATCCGGCAGATCCTGGACGAGAACAAATTCCACAATATTCCCATCATGTCGTATGCGGCAAAGTATGCGTCCGGATTTTACGGCCCGTTCCGCGATGCCGCCGAAAGCACGCCAAAATTCGGCGACCGCCGGTCGCACCAGATGGACCCGGCGAATTCCAACGAGGCCTTGCGCGAAGTTGAGCAGGATATCATCGAAGGCGCCGACATTGTGATGGTGAAACCGGCACTCCCCTATCTCGACATCGTCCGTCGCGTCAAGGAGAGGTTCGAGATGCCGACCGCTGCTTACAACGTGAGCGGCGAATATTCGATGATCAAGGCCGCCGGCAGAAACGGCTGGATCGATGAAGAGCGTGTCATGATGGAAACCCTCACAAGCATCAAGCGGGCGGGGGCGGATCTGATCCTCACCTATTTCGCGAAGGATGCCGCAAAGCTTCTCCGCTGA
- a CDS encoding SDR family oxidoreductase yields the protein MKNVLITGGTGFIGSNLAAALSAEGWNVRILRRPSSNLFNVQSLPVEHSIGDVRDLDSLRYAVRGCDTVFHTAAMVSFWKPARELQYEINVLGTRNVVQACLQENVERLVHTSSIAAIGHAANGELADESTQFNWPQESSGYKYSKHMAEGEIAKGVEQGLDAVMVNPGVVIGPGDLHFNGGKIIRSVRKHQALFYIDGGMNVVYVSDVVKGHCGAALKGRTGERYILGGDNLTHKQAFQITAEVVGGIVPRVKMPVAFVKSAGRFFDLAGMVMKKEPFVTSELFSGAGIRNWYSSKKAERELGYTITPFREAVERTYRWYCDNHLL from the coding sequence ATGAAGAACGTTCTTATTACCGGCGGCACGGGATTCATCGGCTCGAATCTTGCGGCCGCGCTTTCGGCCGAAGGATGGAACGTTAGGATTCTTCGCCGCCCTTCCTCGAACCTTTTCAACGTTCAATCTCTTCCCGTCGAACACTCTATCGGGGACGTGCGCGACCTCGACTCGCTCCGATACGCCGTGCGCGGATGCGATACAGTTTTTCACACTGCGGCAATGGTCTCATTTTGGAAACCAGCACGGGAGCTTCAATATGAGATCAATGTGCTCGGAACAAGAAATGTCGTCCAGGCATGTTTACAGGAAAATGTCGAACGCCTTGTCCATACAAGCTCGATCGCCGCAATAGGACACGCTGCAAACGGAGAACTCGCCGATGAATCGACGCAGTTCAACTGGCCGCAGGAAAGCAGCGGGTATAAGTATTCGAAACACATGGCGGAAGGCGAGATCGCGAAAGGTGTTGAGCAAGGGTTAGACGCCGTCATGGTGAACCCCGGAGTCGTCATCGGACCCGGAGACCTTCACTTCAACGGGGGCAAAATCATCCGCTCGGTAAGAAAGCACCAGGCATTGTTCTACATTGACGGCGGAATGAACGTCGTTTACGTTTCCGACGTCGTCAAAGGACATTGCGGTGCAGCGCTTAAAGGAAGGACCGGCGAACGCTACATTCTCGGCGGCGACAATTTGACCCACAAGCAGGCATTTCAGATCACCGCAGAAGTTGTCGGCGGCATCGTCCCGCGCGTCAAAATGCCGGTCGCCTTCGTGAAATCAGCCGGCAGATTTTTTGACCTCGCGGGAATGGTCATGAAGAAAGAACCATTCGTCACCTCGGAACTCTTCTCGGGGGCCGGAATCCGTAATTGGTACAGCTCCAAAAAAGCCGAACGCGAACTCGGCTACACGATCACTCCGTTTCGCGAGGCAGTCGAAAGAACGTACCGCTGGTATTGTGACAACCATCTCCTGTGA
- the hemL gene encoding glutamate-1-semialdehyde 2,1-aminomutase, whose product MKTSKSRTLFSKALQLIPGGVNSPVRAFASVGRTPVFIAKARGSKLWDVDGNRYIDYVGSWGPMILGHADPHILKAVKNAANSGTSFGAATERELEMAERISAIMPSVEMVRMVNSGTEATMSAIRLARAFTGKDKIIKFEGCYHGHADSFLIKAGSGAMTLGVPDSPGVPAVIGGATLTARYNDLASVENLIAEYPDQIAGLIVEPVVGNMGCVPPRHGFLEGLRSLCTKHGIVFIMDEVMTGFRVSLGGAQQLYGITPDLTTLGKIIGGGLPVGAYGGKKEIMKMVAPSGPMYQAGTLSGNPLAMAAGIEMLKTLSGKKSIYAQLEKKSAKLERGIQSIIDRHNLPLTQNRVGSMFTLFFATGKVIDYETAKKSDTKKFAAYFGSMLEQGIYLAPSQFEAAFMSAAHSDDDIEKTIKAAEKALTAVFG is encoded by the coding sequence ATGAAAACCTCGAAATCCAGAACGCTGTTCAGCAAGGCGCTGCAGCTCATTCCGGGGGGAGTGAATTCTCCGGTACGAGCTTTTGCTTCTGTCGGAAGGACCCCGGTGTTTATCGCCAAAGCGCGCGGCTCGAAGTTATGGGATGTGGACGGGAACCGGTATATCGATTACGTCGGCTCCTGGGGGCCGATGATCCTCGGCCATGCGGATCCTCACATTCTCAAAGCGGTGAAGAACGCAGCGAACAGCGGAACAAGTTTCGGAGCCGCGACGGAACGCGAGCTGGAAATGGCGGAGCGCATTTCGGCGATTATGCCCTCGGTTGAAATGGTCCGCATGGTCAACTCCGGGACCGAAGCAACGATGAGCGCGATCCGCCTCGCGCGGGCTTTCACCGGAAAAGACAAGATCATCAAGTTCGAAGGTTGTTACCATGGCCATGCTGATTCGTTCCTGATCAAAGCCGGCTCCGGGGCGATGACACTTGGAGTCCCCGATAGTCCCGGCGTACCCGCAGTCATCGGCGGAGCGACCCTCACCGCCCGCTACAACGACCTTGCGTCGGTCGAAAACCTGATCGCGGAATATCCTGATCAGATCGCCGGATTGATCGTCGAGCCCGTTGTCGGCAATATGGGCTGTGTTCCGCCGCGGCATGGATTTCTTGAGGGACTCCGTTCGCTGTGCACGAAGCACGGCATTGTATTTATTATGGATGAAGTGATGACCGGTTTCCGCGTTTCGCTCGGCGGGGCCCAACAGCTTTACGGCATCACACCCGACCTCACGACGCTGGGAAAGATCATCGGCGGAGGGCTCCCGGTTGGAGCGTATGGAGGGAAGAAAGAGATCATGAAAATGGTCGCACCGTCAGGACCGATGTATCAGGCTGGAACGCTCTCGGGAAACCCTCTCGCCATGGCCGCAGGAATCGAAATGCTGAAAACGCTTTCCGGTAAAAAGAGCATTTATGCTCAGCTCGAAAAGAAATCCGCCAAACTCGAACGGGGCATCCAATCGATCATCGATAGACACAACCTCCCTCTCACGCAAAATCGCGTCGGCTCGATGTTCACGCTGTTCTTTGCAACGGGGAAGGTGATCGACTATGAGACCGCAAAGAAATCGGACACCAAAAAATTTGCGGCATACTTCGGCTCCATGCTCGAGCAAGGGATCTATCTCGCTCCGTCGCAATTCGAGGCCGCATTCATGTCTGCAGCTCATTCGGACGATGACATCGAGAAGACGATAAAGGCGGCCGAAAAAGCGTTGACAGCGGTGTTCGGGTAA